The segment GCGCGAGTTGGTTCACCAGGTCGACGCGTGCCGAAATGAGCTGTGCACCATGGGATGCCAAATGTCCGTCCCAGGACTCCAGGGTGTCGAGCATCGAGGAGTCACCGCGGTGGCGCGCCGGGCCCGCCGACTTGAGCAGCGCGGTGCGCTGACGAACGACCTTGTCGTAGTCGGCACGCACACCGGCGATGCGTGGCCGCCGGGTGGTGGCAACTTCGTCGAGATACCGGCGGCGCTCCGCCGGATCGCCGCGGACCAGCGCCAGATCCTCCGGGGCGAACAACACGGCCCGGAGCACCCCGAGAATCTCGCGGGGACTGCGCACCGGCGAGCGGTTCAACCGGGCCTTGTTGGCCCGACCGGTGGTGACCTCGAGATCCACCCCGAGTTCGCGTCCTTCATTGACGACGATGGTCGAGATGACCGCACGCTCGGTACCGGCCCGGATCAGCGGCGCGTCGGACGCCACCCGGTGCGAGCCCAGGGTAGACGAATACCAGAGTGCCTCAATGAGATTCGTCTTGCCGTATCCATTGGGTGCAACAAATACGGTGTGTCCGGGCTCCAGTTCCAGGTCGACCCGCGGCCACGACCTGAAGTCCGTCAATCCCAGATGGCGTACGTACAAAACTATCCGGATTCCGAAATCCGCTGCACGGCATGCCCACCGAACTGGTTACGCAACGCGGCGACGGCCTTCATCGTCGGCGAATCTTCTTGTCGGGAGAGGAATCTGGCGAACAACGAAGCGGCGATACCCGGTACCGGCACGCGCAGCCGGATCGCTTCCTCCACCGTCCAACGGCCCTCACCGGAATCCTCGGTGTACCCGGTCAGACCGTCCAGACCCGGATCTTCCTTGAGCGCCTTGGCCAGCAGCTGCTGCAGCCAGGACCGCACCACGGTGCCATTGGTCCAGGCCTGGTACACCGCCTGCGGATCCTTCACCAGGTCCTCGGCGGCCAGCAGCTCGTAACCCTCGGCGTAGGCGGTCATCAACGCGTACTCCACACCGTTGTGCACCATCTTGGTGAAATGCCCGGCACCGACCGGGCCCGCATGCACGAAGCCATCGGCCTTGTCGCCGGGGGGACGCAGGGTGTCGAAGATCGGCATCGCGCGCGTCACATCTTCGTCGCTCCCGCCGACCATCAGCCCGTAGCCTTCGGTCAGGCCCCAGATGCCACCGGACACGCCCGCGTCGATGAAAGAAATTCCCTTGTCACCCAACAGTTTTGCGTGCGGGCCGTCTTCGGTGTAACGCGAGTTGCCACCATCGATCACCAGATCTCCGGGCTCGAGGACCTCGGCGAGATCGGCGATCGTGGTACGGGTCACCTCACCGGAGGGCACCATCACCCAGACGACGCGTGGTGCGGGCAACGCCTCGGCGAGGGCCGCCAGTGACGGCACATCCGTCACCTCCGGGCGAGGGTCGTAACCGATCACCTCGTGGCCTCCCGCACGCAGGCGTTCCCGCATGTTGAAACCCATTTTGCCCAGCCCGATCAAACCGAGTTGCATATGCGAGCATCCCTCCGCGACGGTCGGCCGGTCAGCCAGGAAGGCGCACCGGCATCAACAAGTAGACATAGTCGGTCTGCGCGGCGGGGAACGGCCCCGTTGCGCCGGCCTCGACACCATTGTCTCCCGCGGGACGCAACACTGCGGGTCGGCTCGGTGTCGTGAAGCCGAACGTCACCCGCTCCGAGCGCAACGAACCCAGACCGTCGGTCAGATAGGTGGGATTGAAGGCGATGGTCAGCGGATCACCGGCGAAGTCGACCTGCAGGTCTTCCTCCGCGCGGCCGACATCGTCGGCACCGGCCGACAGCCGCACCCCGTCCTCGGTGAATTCCATCCGCACCTGAGCGCCCCGGTCGGCGACCAGTGCCACACGCTTGATCGCTTCGGTCAGTTCGGCGACACCGACCGTCGCGACCGCCGTGTGCTCGGTCGGCAGCAACTGACGGAACTTGGGGAACTCCGCATCCAGCAGCCGGGTCGTCGTGCGCTTGCCGTTGCTGCGGATGCCGAGCAGGCCTTCCTTGCCCACCGCCGCGCCGGCACCCAGCGCCAGGTGAACTTCGGTGCCGTCGGTGCCGGTCTTGGCGGCCTCCGACAAGGTCTTCGCCGGAACCAGGACCGCGGCCTCGACCCCGGCCGAATCCGTGGACCAGGTGAGCTCGCGCACCGCCAACCGGAATCGGTCAGTGGCAGCCAAAACAACCTTGTCCCCGGAAATCTCGACGCGGATACCGGTCAGCATCGGCAACGTGTCATCACGGCCGGCGGCTACGGCGACCTGGCCGATCGCCTCGCCGAACAGATCAGCGGAGACCACCCCGGTCTCGTCGGGCAGCGCGGGCAGCGACGGGTAGTCCTCGACGGCCATGGTGGGCAGCGAGAAACGGGCACTACCGCAGCTCAGCGATACCCGGGTCCCTTCGACGCTGACATCGACCGGTTTGGCCGGCAACGATCGGGTGATGTCCGAAAGCAACCGCCCGGACACCAAAGCGCTACCCGGAGAAGCGATTTCGGCAGCAACACGGACCTCGGCGGAGGTTTCGTAGTCGTAGCCGGAGATGGTCAGACCGTCGTCGGAGCCTGTCAGGAGCACGCCGGCGAGCACCGGAACGGTAGGCCGGGACGGCAGGCTGCGGGCAACCCACGCCACCGCATCGGCAAAATCCTCACGTACCAGACGGAACTTCAAATCGGTGAGACCAACATTCGTCGTCACCACGTCCATAACGTCCCTTCGATCTACCGCGTCAACCAGCATCAACGAGCGGATTCCCGTGTCACTCCGAGCG is part of the Mycobacterium adipatum genome and harbors:
- the recF gene encoding DNA replication/repair protein RecF (All proteins in this family for which functions are known are DNA-binding proteins that assist the filamentation of RecA onto DNA for the initiation of recombination or recombinational repair.), which encodes MYVRHLGLTDFRSWPRVDLELEPGHTVFVAPNGYGKTNLIEALWYSSTLGSHRVASDAPLIRAGTERAVISTIVVNEGRELGVDLEVTTGRANKARLNRSPVRSPREILGVLRAVLFAPEDLALVRGDPAERRRYLDEVATTRRPRIAGVRADYDKVVRQRTALLKSAGPARHRGDSSMLDTLESWDGHLASHGAQLISARVDLVNQLAPEVEKAYQLLAPASRPAAIGYRSSVEMVEAEAGAGTVDPAVYEAALLDELSRKRSAELERGVCLVGPHRDDLELRLGQQPAKGFASHGESWSMALGLRLAAYELLRQEGTDPVLLLDDVFAELDSARRQALASVAASAEQVLVTAAVPEDLPADWDVRRITVGMRDDDSGRISEVIG
- the gnd gene encoding phosphogluconate dehydrogenase (NAD(+)-dependent, decarboxylating), encoding MQLGLIGLGKMGFNMRERLRAGGHEVIGYDPRPEVTDVPSLAALAEALPAPRVVWVMVPSGEVTRTTIADLAEVLEPGDLVIDGGNSRYTEDGPHAKLLGDKGISFIDAGVSGGIWGLTEGYGLMVGGSDEDVTRAMPIFDTLRPPGDKADGFVHAGPVGAGHFTKMVHNGVEYALMTAYAEGYELLAAEDLVKDPQAVYQAWTNGTVVRSWLQQLLAKALKEDPGLDGLTGYTEDSGEGRWTVEEAIRLRVPVPGIAASLFARFLSRQEDSPTMKAVAALRNQFGGHAVQRISESG
- the dnaN gene encoding DNA polymerase III subunit beta, whose translation is MDVVTTNVGLTDLKFRLVREDFADAVAWVARSLPSRPTVPVLAGVLLTGSDDGLTISGYDYETSAEVRVAAEIASPGSALVSGRLLSDITRSLPAKPVDVSVEGTRVSLSCGSARFSLPTMAVEDYPSLPALPDETGVVSADLFGEAIGQVAVAAGRDDTLPMLTGIRVEISGDKVVLAATDRFRLAVRELTWSTDSAGVEAAVLVPAKTLSEAAKTGTDGTEVHLALGAGAAVGKEGLLGIRSNGKRTTTRLLDAEFPKFRQLLPTEHTAVATVGVAELTEAIKRVALVADRGAQVRMEFTEDGVRLSAGADDVGRAEEDLQVDFAGDPLTIAFNPTYLTDGLGSLRSERVTFGFTTPSRPAVLRPAGDNGVEAGATGPFPAAQTDYVYLLMPVRLPG